Genomic window (Bradyrhizobium sp. 186):
GGTCTGCCAAATTCGCTGTAAGCGCTCTCTATACCCGTTCAATCACCTGTGCGATCTCCCAGACATGACCGGAAGGGTCTGCAAAGGACGCGGTTCGCCTTCCCCAGGGGCGATCAACCGGCCCATTGAGCAGATCGACACCGATCTCCCGAAGGGTCGTGCACACTTGATCGACGTCACGAACCCTGATGGTCAACAAGACCCGCGCTCCTGCAGAAGACTTCCCAACGGGCAACGGCTCAACGAGCGGAGGCGCCTGAGACACGTCGAGAAGATTGATCAGCAGTCCGCCAAATCTAAGCACGGATGAGACCGCATCTTCCCAGACGACTTCAGGTGCGAAGACCCTGGCGTAAAAGGCTTTCGACGACGCGATCTCGTCGACGAACAAGGTAATGACTTCAACCTCGTTCGGCAGACCATGGCCATGTCGCCCTGCTCCTCACCGTTGTCGCGCCGGCTTGCGTGAACGAGACAAGCCGCTGGCCGCCATATGTCACGATGTCAGGGCGTGGCGCAATTCCAGCGAACCGGGCCATCGGCCCGGCTCAGGAGCCACGCTCCTAGTTGAACAGGTCCGGTTCGGCCTCGGTGATCCAGTCCCATAACGGCTGGAAGCTGAAATAGCCGCCCTTGTGCGTGCCTACCTGTCGGGAGGTCAGGCT
Coding sequences:
- a CDS encoding VOC family protein, with translation MFVDEIASSKAFYARVFAPEVVWEDAVSSVLRFGGLLINLLDVSQAPPLVEPLPVGKSSAGARVLLTIRVRDVDQVCTTLREIGVDLLNGPVDRPWGRRTASFADPSGHVWEIAQVIERV